In Pseudomonas lalkuanensis, the following are encoded in one genomic region:
- a CDS encoding AmpG family muropeptide MFS transporter has protein sequence MPHRSWRAAIAAYASPATLSLLLLGFAAGLPYMLVFSTLSVWLREAGVSRETIGFASLIGLAYAFKWIWSPLLDQWRLPLLGRLGRRRSWLVLSQALVGLGLVGMALCDPQTNLTWLIALAVVVAFASATQDIAIDAYRLEIAEDSRQAALAASYMTGYRISALLATAGALYFAEWFGSTAKVYEYGAWAGTYLLFALLMLPGLITSLWMREPLVDLPAQGNNSRFKLKHQLSSVLILLVMLISLPAMITGMLDRAWPRAALYAIFLITCLSPWGMRQILPVRELLSQQRRQLLVAARGKVMPNFDFVHQAVSIIVLIVILVTIAAAVKAFSSGAWPRGTMFLLITLACFSAAGRLLMAPVLTPISEFVQRYRWQALLLLGLIATYRMSDTVMGVMANVFYIDQGFTKEQIASVSKLFGLVMTLLGAAAGGVLIVRFGILPILFIGGVSSAATNLMFVALSDMGPHLNMLILTISCDNFSAGLATSAFVAYLSSLTNLKFSATQYALLSSIMLLLPRLIGGYSGVMVESVGYHNFFMLTALLGIPTLVLIAIQWGRDRQQPKENGSSDAPAAPGSTEQP, from the coding sequence ATGCCCCATCGTTCCTGGCGCGCAGCCATCGCCGCCTATGCCTCGCCGGCCACTCTTTCGCTATTGCTGCTGGGTTTCGCCGCCGGCCTGCCCTACATGCTGGTGTTCTCCACCCTTTCCGTCTGGCTCCGCGAGGCCGGGGTATCCCGCGAGACCATCGGCTTCGCCAGCCTGATCGGCCTGGCTTACGCCTTCAAATGGATCTGGTCGCCGCTACTCGACCAGTGGCGCCTGCCGCTGCTGGGCCGTCTTGGCCGCCGGCGTTCCTGGCTGGTGCTCTCCCAGGCGCTGGTGGGGCTCGGGCTGGTGGGCATGGCCCTGTGCGACCCGCAGACGAACCTCACCTGGCTGATCGCCCTGGCAGTGGTGGTGGCCTTCGCTTCGGCCACCCAGGACATCGCGATCGACGCCTACCGCCTGGAGATTGCAGAGGACAGCCGCCAGGCAGCCCTGGCCGCCAGCTACATGACCGGCTACCGGATCTCCGCGCTGCTCGCCACCGCCGGTGCGCTTTACTTCGCCGAATGGTTCGGTTCCACCGCCAAGGTCTACGAATATGGCGCCTGGGCCGGTACCTACCTGCTCTTCGCGCTGCTGATGCTGCCGGGCCTGATTACCAGCCTGTGGATGCGCGAACCGCTGGTGGACCTGCCGGCACAGGGCAACAACTCGCGCTTCAAGCTCAAGCACCAGCTCTCTTCGGTACTGATCCTGCTGGTGATGCTGATCTCCCTGCCAGCGATGATCACCGGCATGCTCGATCGCGCCTGGCCACGTGCCGCGCTCTACGCCATCTTCCTGATCACCTGCCTGTCGCCCTGGGGCATGCGCCAGATCCTGCCGGTGCGCGAACTGCTCAGCCAGCAGCGCCGCCAACTGCTGGTGGCCGCGCGTGGCAAGGTCATGCCCAACTTCGACTTCGTCCACCAGGCGGTGTCGATCATCGTCCTGATCGTGATCCTGGTGACCATCGCCGCCGCGGTGAAGGCCTTCTCCTCCGGCGCCTGGCCACGCGGCACGATGTTCCTGCTGATCACCCTGGCCTGCTTCTCCGCCGCCGGACGCCTGCTGATGGCGCCGGTGCTGACGCCGATCAGCGAGTTCGTCCAGCGGTATCGCTGGCAGGCGCTGCTGCTGCTCGGCCTGATCGCCACCTACCGGATGTCGGACACCGTGATGGGCGTGATGGCCAACGTCTTCTACATCGACCAGGGCTTCACCAAGGAGCAAATCGCCAGCGTCAGCAAGCTGTTCGGCCTGGTGATGACCCTGCTCGGCGCGGCAGCCGGCGGTGTGCTGATCGTGCGCTTCGGCATCCTGCCGATCCTCTTCATCGGCGGTGTGAGCTCAGCGGCCACCAACCTGATGTTCGTGGCCCTGAGCGACATGGGCCCGCACCTGAACATGCTGATCCTGACCATCTCCTGCGACAACTTCAGCGCAGGGTTGGCCACCTCGGCCTTCGTCGCCTATCTCTCCAGCCTGACCAACCTGAAGTTCTCCGCCACCCAGTACGCCCTGCTCAGCTCCATCATGCTGCTGTTGCCGCGCCTGATCGGCGGCTACTCGGGGGTGATGGTGGAAAGCGTCGGCTACCACAACTTCTTCATGCTCACCGCGTTGCTGGGTATCCCCACCCTGGTGCTGATCGCCATCCAGTGGGGGCGCGACCGCCAGCAGCCGAAGGAGAATGGCTCCTCAGATGCCCCCGCGGCACCCGGTTCTACCGAGCAGCCCTGA
- a CDS encoding mechanosensitive ion channel family protein translates to MEMNVDQLVKVSESWMPIVLEYSGKLTLALITLLLGWWLINMLTGKVGALMQHRRVDRTLQGFVGSLANIVLKVLLLVSVASMVGISTTSFVAAIGAAGLAIGLALQGSLANFAGGVLILLFRPFKVGDWIEGQGVAGTVDAIHIFHTTLKTADNKVVIVPNGSLSNGNITNYSREKTRRVDINIGIDYDCDIKRARQVLLEIARDPRVLKNPEPVVFVTGLGESAINISLRVWVETADYWAVNFDFIERAKEKMDEAGISIPFPHRVVKLVQSA, encoded by the coding sequence ATGGAGATGAACGTCGACCAACTGGTGAAGGTATCCGAATCCTGGATGCCCATTGTGCTGGAGTACAGCGGCAAGCTGACCCTGGCCCTGATCACCCTGCTGCTGGGCTGGTGGCTGATCAACATGCTGACCGGCAAGGTCGGCGCCCTGATGCAGCACCGCCGAGTCGACCGCACCCTGCAGGGTTTCGTCGGCAGCCTGGCCAATATCGTCCTGAAGGTGCTGCTGCTGGTCAGCGTGGCTTCGATGGTCGGGATCTCGACCACCTCTTTTGTCGCCGCCATCGGTGCTGCGGGCCTGGCCATCGGCCTGGCGCTGCAAGGTAGCCTCGCCAACTTCGCCGGCGGTGTGCTGATCCTGCTGTTCCGCCCGTTCAAGGTCGGTGACTGGATCGAGGGACAGGGCGTGGCCGGGACGGTGGACGCCATCCACATTTTCCACACCACGCTGAAGACCGCTGACAACAAGGTAGTGATCGTGCCCAACGGCAGCCTGTCCAACGGCAACATCACCAACTACTCGCGGGAGAAGACCCGCCGTGTCGATATCAACATCGGCATCGATTACGACTGCGACATCAAACGCGCCCGCCAGGTACTGCTGGAGATCGCTCGTGACCCCCGCGTACTGAAGAACCCCGAGCCGGTGGTTTTCGTCACCGGACTGGGCGAGAGCGCCATCAACATTTCCCTGCGCGTCTGGGTCGAAACCGCCGACTACTGGGCGGTGAATTTCGACTTCATCGAGCGTGCCAAGGAGAAAATGGACGAAGCGGGGATCAGCATCCCGTTTCCCCATCGCGTGGTGAAGCTGGTGCAGAGCGCCTGA